The following are from one region of the Periophthalmus magnuspinnatus isolate fPerMag1 chromosome 5, fPerMag1.2.pri, whole genome shotgun sequence genome:
- the dhrs3b gene encoding short-chain dehydrogenase/reductase 3b — protein sequence MDLISACRMLLFPIQILYHVLRASVSPLLSRRRKDLNAEVVLITGGGRGIGRHLATEFAKQGAKKVILWGRTEKCLKETAEEISLMGTECHYFICDVANREEVYKQAKVVREKVGDVTILVNNAAVVHGKSLMDCDDDALLKSQHINTLGQFWTTKAFLPRMLELQHGHVVCINSILSQSPIPGAIDYCTSKASSLAFMESLTLGLLDCPGVGCTTVLPFHTNTEMFQGMRVRFPQLFPPLKPEVVAQKTVDAVRVDKAFLYLPWTMHALVALKSFMPQIALEEIHKFTGSYTCMNTFKGRT from the exons ATGGATTTGATAAGTGCGTGTCGCATGTTGCTCTTCCCTATCCAGATACTGTATCACGTCTTGAGAGCCAGCGTGTCCCCGCTGTTGTCCCGTAGAAGGAAGGACCTGAACGCGGAGGTAGTGCTGATCACCGGAGGAGGACGAGGCATCGGCCGTCACCTGGCCACGGAGTTCGCCAAACAGGGCGCCAAGAAG GTAATCCTGTGGGGTAGAACTGAGAAGTGTCTGAAAGAAACAGCAGAGGAAATCTCACTGATGGGAACAGAGTGCCACTACTTTATCTGCGACGTGGCCAATCGGGAGGAGGTGTACAAGCAAGCCAAAGTGGTCCGAGAAAAG GTTGGAGATGTAACAATACTGGTGAATAATGCTGCAGTAGTCCATGGTAAAAGCCTGATGGACTGTGATGATGATGCTCTTCTGAAATCTCAACACATCAATACTTTGGGGCAGTTCTGG ACCACAAAAGCCTTTCTACCTCGAATGCTGGAGCTGCAGCACGGTCATGTGGTATGCATAAACTCCATCCTGTCTCAGTCTCCGATCCCTGGGGCCATAGACTATTGCACGTCCAAGGCCTCCTCCCTGGCTTTCATGGAGAGCCTGACTCTGGGCCTGCTGGATTGTCCTGGGGTTGGCTGTACAACAGTGCTCCCATTCCACACCAACACTGAGATGTTCCAGGGAATGAGAGTCAG GTTTCCTCAGCTGTTTCCACCTCTAAAACCTGAAGTAGTGGCACAGAAGACCGTGGATGCAGTCAGAGTGGACAAGGCCTTCCTCTACCTGCCCTGGACAATGCATGCTCTTGTTGCTCTTAAAAG TTTCATGCCACAAATAGCACTTGAAGAAATCCACAAGTTTACTGGGAGCTACACCTGCATGAACACATTCAAAGGGCGGACATGA